The following proteins are encoded in a genomic region of Flammeovirga pectinis:
- a CDS encoding GNAT family protein, with the protein MYYDLAFGVISPNDENLAPQKIDELLAKGYFRHAQNMASYEMMFFEEKMQGVLPLRCALSPEMFTKSQRKKIKQSEKKFTVEICPLKITKAHKKLFTEYRKKRFNEDDKVLIEYFGVESHQDLDSLPYNTWQISFWDDDQLAAVSYFDVGENSISSLMAIYDEQYKNDGLGFISMLIEMKWAQSNGMNYYYPGYTLDQPSCFDYKLRLPNVEYFDWQGKWKFWDSIDLKSTKRSITLHKLQEGVKAINNKAVVVGYVKEEENFFSSLWHNMFDYTQAVEAPIYISYPIGQFHQMTVIYLPDEDQYLVKPHLFKLKNGMTDVLKSNNPIEIANFINAYFGQVQLVETRLNHIIQEIKDVINNSNIEFDTIDEMGNASRYPNSKWLSCKKNGSEWMIMPFWDDEKQKFYFHPLTFRYNQNRWVSPFGLCTPEMAILKISDYICRKEEDWHELMSEDK; encoded by the coding sequence ATGTATTATGATTTAGCTTTTGGTGTAATTTCTCCGAACGATGAAAATTTAGCACCACAAAAAATTGATGAGCTTTTAGCCAAGGGATATTTTAGACATGCCCAAAATATGGCATCATACGAAATGATGTTCTTTGAAGAGAAAATGCAAGGTGTTCTCCCTCTTCGTTGTGCACTTTCTCCTGAAATGTTTACTAAATCTCAACGTAAAAAAATTAAACAATCTGAAAAGAAGTTTACAGTTGAAATTTGCCCTCTAAAAATAACAAAAGCCCATAAAAAATTATTCACAGAATACAGAAAAAAACGCTTTAATGAAGACGATAAAGTACTTATTGAGTACTTTGGCGTTGAATCTCACCAAGACTTAGATAGTTTACCTTACAACACTTGGCAAATTAGTTTTTGGGATGATGATCAACTTGCTGCTGTGTCTTATTTTGATGTTGGAGAAAATTCCATTTCAAGTTTAATGGCTATTTATGATGAGCAGTATAAAAATGATGGATTAGGCTTTATTTCTATGCTTATAGAGATGAAATGGGCACAATCTAATGGCATGAATTATTACTATCCAGGGTATACATTAGACCAACCATCGTGCTTCGATTATAAATTAAGATTACCAAATGTTGAATATTTTGATTGGCAAGGCAAATGGAAATTTTGGGATTCAATAGACTTAAAGAGTACAAAAAGATCAATTACCTTACATAAGTTACAAGAGGGAGTTAAAGCAATTAATAATAAAGCTGTAGTTGTTGGCTATGTAAAAGAAGAAGAAAATTTCTTTAGTAGTTTATGGCACAATATGTTTGATTATACTCAAGCTGTAGAAGCACCTATATATATATCCTACCCAATTGGACAATTTCATCAAATGACTGTTATCTATTTACCCGATGAAGATCAGTATTTAGTTAAGCCTCATCTTTTTAAATTGAAAAATGGGATGACTGATGTATTGAAAAGCAATAATCCTATTGAAATAGCCAACTTTATAAATGCTTATTTTGGTCAAGTTCAGCTTGTCGAAACTAGATTAAACCATATTATTCAAGAAATAAAAGACGTAATAAATAATTCTAATATTGAATTTGATACTATTGACGAAATGGGTAATGCTTCTAGATATCCCAATTCTAAATGGCTTTCTTGTAAAAAAAATGGTTCGGAATGGATGATTATGCCTTTTTGGGATGATGAAAAACAAAAATTCTATTTCCACCCACTAACTTTTAGGTATAATCAGAACAGATGGGTATCTCCTTTTGGATTATGTACGCCTGAAATGGCCATATTAAAAATCAGTGATTATATTTGTCGCAAAGAAGAAGATTGGCATGAGTTGATGTCAGAAGACAAATAA
- a CDS encoding SDR family oxidoreductase produces the protein MIVVTGGSKGIGRAIINKFAGIGKNVVVCARNLADLEILKTEVEEVYNVTVHVFKADVSNKEECLGFIKYVNDLDEDVEILVNNAGVFVPGSIHNEEEGAFEMMMQTNMYSTYYITRGLINKMIEKKEGYIFNIASVASFVAYANGGSYAISKHAMLGFSRSLREEMKPYNIKVTSVMPGATYTNSWAGIDLPEDRFIKSQDIADLVFSAYNLSNSAVVEDIIVRPQLGDI, from the coding sequence ATGATAGTAGTAACAGGCGGCTCAAAAGGTATTGGAAGAGCTATAATTAATAAGTTTGCAGGCATCGGTAAAAACGTTGTTGTTTGTGCTAGAAATTTAGCAGATTTAGAAATTTTAAAAACTGAAGTAGAGGAAGTTTACAATGTAACCGTTCATGTTTTTAAAGCTGATGTTTCTAATAAAGAAGAATGTCTTGGTTTTATTAAATATGTAAATGATTTAGATGAAGACGTTGAGATACTAGTGAATAACGCAGGTGTTTTTGTTCCAGGTTCTATTCATAATGAAGAGGAAGGAGCATTTGAAATGATGATGCAAACCAATATGTATTCTACCTACTATATCACTAGAGGTCTAATAAATAAAATGATTGAAAAGAAAGAAGGATATATCTTTAATATTGCTTCTGTAGCCTCTTTTGTAGCTTATGCAAATGGTGGTTCATATGCTATCTCTAAACATGCTATGTTAGGCTTTTCACGGTCTCTAAGAGAAGAGATGAAGCCATATAACATAAAAGTAACTTCTGTTATGCCTGGAGCTACATACACAAACAGTTGGGCAGGAATAGACCTTCCTGAAGATCGATTTATTAAATCGCAGGATATTGCAGATTTAGTTTTCTCTGCATATAATTTATCAAACAGTGCTGTGGTTGAGGATATAATTGTAAGACCACAATTAGGCGATATTTAG